The proteins below are encoded in one region of Paenarthrobacter ilicis:
- the efeO gene encoding iron uptake system protein EfeO, with amino-acid sequence MFGTPLPASRKHRTSLAVIGAAAALPLVLAGCTDNTKPASATDGPIQVSSTATECKVSSATAPSGNLTFSVKNDGNEVTEFYLLAEDGLRILGEVENIGPGISRNLVVTAPAGKYNTACKPGMQGDGIRASFEVTESGNKPSVDADMQKLLDTGTQQYTAYVKDQTEQLVTGTKAFADAFAAGDAAKARDLYAATRMHWERIEPVAESFGDLDPKLDAREADLEPGQEWTGWHRAEKDLFPPAGYTAMTPAERTAISTQLVADTEDLAKRTRTVELTADKLGNGAKELLDEVATGKVTGEEEIWSHTDLWDFQANVDGARIAFESLKPALEQKDPELATSLDGKFSALQAELKKHAKGNGFAYYNELAPEQVQQLAALVDSLGEPLSKLTAAVVL; translated from the coding sequence ATGTTCGGCACGCCCCTGCCCGCTTCCCGCAAGCACCGCACGTCCCTGGCCGTGATCGGCGCCGCTGCCGCGCTGCCCCTGGTCCTTGCCGGGTGCACCGACAACACCAAACCTGCCAGCGCCACCGACGGACCCATCCAGGTTTCCAGCACGGCCACTGAATGCAAGGTCTCCAGCGCCACTGCCCCCAGCGGCAACCTGACGTTCTCGGTCAAGAACGATGGCAATGAAGTCACCGAGTTCTACCTGCTGGCCGAAGACGGCCTGCGCATCCTGGGCGAAGTGGAAAACATCGGCCCGGGCATCTCCCGCAACCTGGTGGTCACGGCCCCCGCGGGCAAGTACAACACCGCATGCAAGCCGGGCATGCAGGGCGACGGTATCCGGGCGTCCTTCGAGGTCACGGAGTCCGGCAACAAACCCAGTGTTGACGCGGACATGCAGAAGCTCCTGGACACCGGAACCCAGCAGTACACGGCGTATGTGAAGGACCAAACAGAGCAGCTGGTCACGGGCACCAAGGCGTTCGCGGATGCCTTTGCCGCCGGGGATGCTGCCAAGGCACGCGATCTGTACGCGGCCACACGCATGCACTGGGAGCGGATCGAGCCGGTAGCCGAATCGTTCGGGGACCTGGATCCCAAGCTCGACGCCCGCGAAGCTGACCTCGAGCCCGGCCAGGAATGGACCGGGTGGCACCGCGCAGAAAAGGACCTGTTCCCGCCGGCCGGTTACACCGCCATGACCCCCGCCGAGCGGACCGCCATCTCCACGCAACTGGTTGCCGATACCGAGGACCTCGCCAAGCGCACCCGCACCGTGGAGCTCACGGCGGACAAGCTGGGTAACGGCGCCAAGGAACTCCTGGATGAGGTGGCAACCGGCAAGGTCACCGGTGAAGAAGAGATCTGGTCCCACACGGACCTCTGGGACTTCCAGGCCAACGTGGACGGCGCACGGATTGCTTTCGAAAGCCTGAAGCCCGCCCTGGAGCAGAAGGACCCCGAGCTCGCCACCTCACTGGACGGCAAGTTCAGCGCCCTGCAGGCTGAGCTCAAGAAGCACGCCAAGGGCAACGGTTTCGCCTACTACAACGAGCTGGCCCCGGAGCAGGTCCAGCAGCTCGCAGCCCTGGTCGATTCGCTGGGTGAGCCCCTTTCCAAGCTCACCGCAGCAGTGGTGTTGTGA
- the efeU gene encoding iron uptake transporter permease EfeU: MTANFLIGLREGLEASLIVVLLMAYLVKSDRRHLIPRLWAGVGLAIAISLAFGALLTFGPRGLTFEAQEAIGGGLSIVAVGLVTWMVFWMARTARSLGSELRSHVDKAADGAAWGLVLVAALAVGREGLETALFIWAAAQATGETTFPLLGALLGLLAAAGLGYLLHRGVLKVNLGRFFTWTGVGLIVIAGGVLAYGVHDLQEAGILPGLHNLAFDVSAAIPPSSWYGTLLKGTLNFSPATTWLEAGAWLLYVIPVMFLYIRANRKPTSTSSIKAPASVVTAHP, from the coding sequence ATGACCGCCAACTTCCTGATCGGCCTGCGCGAAGGCCTTGAGGCATCACTCATCGTGGTCCTCCTGATGGCCTACCTCGTCAAGTCGGACAGGCGGCATCTGATTCCCCGTCTTTGGGCCGGCGTCGGACTCGCAATCGCCATTTCCCTCGCCTTCGGCGCACTGCTGACCTTCGGTCCCCGCGGCCTGACGTTCGAAGCCCAGGAAGCCATTGGCGGCGGCCTGTCGATCGTCGCGGTGGGCCTGGTCACCTGGATGGTTTTCTGGATGGCCCGCACCGCGCGCAGCCTGGGCAGCGAGCTCCGGTCCCATGTGGATAAAGCGGCCGACGGCGCCGCCTGGGGCCTTGTGCTGGTGGCGGCACTGGCAGTGGGCCGGGAAGGGCTGGAAACGGCGCTCTTCATCTGGGCAGCAGCACAGGCTACCGGCGAAACGACGTTCCCGCTGCTCGGCGCACTGCTGGGCCTCCTGGCGGCCGCCGGCCTGGGTTACCTCCTGCACCGTGGTGTCCTGAAAGTGAACCTCGGCCGCTTCTTTACCTGGACGGGAGTCGGCCTGATCGTGATTGCGGGCGGCGTCCTGGCCTACGGCGTCCACGATCTGCAGGAAGCCGGCATTCTCCCTGGCCTCCACAACCTGGCCTTTGACGTATCAGCCGCCATCCCGCCGTCGTCCTGGTACGGCACCCTGCTCAAGGGCACCCTGAACTTCTCCCCCGCAACAACCTGGCTGGAAGCCGGCGCCTGGCTGCTCTACGTGATCCCGGTGATGTTCCTGTACATCCGGGCAAACCGTAAGCCAACAAGCACATCTTCCATCAAGGCTCCCGCTTCCGTGGTCACGGCACACCCCTGA
- a CDS encoding ATP-binding cassette domain-containing protein, whose protein sequence is MTQAIVVEGLRKKFGHREVLHGVDFAVERGSVFGVIGPNGAGKTTTMRCLLDIIRPSAGSISVLGQDPREAGTGLRRRIGYLPGELQLENRTTGRRVLEHFARISGPVAAGYVDELAERLHLDLDRQTRKLSKGNKQKLGLLQAFMHRPELLVLDEPTSGLDPLVQQEFHAMVREAVDGGATVFLSSHVLSEVQQAADTVAILRDGAIVTVATVEGLRAAAVRQLRFISTGTAAHDVGALLDRVPGVTNSAVRVLADNQLTAPSVEATATVAGHVQPLVQALARLELTDLVLEEPDLEEAVLTLYKGSGSRKEAHHV, encoded by the coding sequence GTGACCCAGGCAATCGTCGTCGAGGGTTTACGTAAGAAGTTCGGGCACCGGGAAGTCCTGCACGGAGTCGATTTCGCGGTGGAGCGCGGATCTGTCTTCGGCGTCATTGGCCCCAATGGCGCCGGCAAGACCACCACCATGCGCTGCCTGCTGGACATCATCCGGCCCAGCGCCGGTTCCATCTCAGTGCTCGGCCAGGACCCACGGGAGGCGGGTACCGGGCTGCGCCGCAGGATCGGCTACCTGCCGGGAGAACTGCAGCTGGAAAACAGGACCACGGGCCGGCGGGTGCTGGAGCATTTTGCCCGGATCAGCGGGCCTGTAGCGGCGGGGTACGTGGACGAGTTGGCCGAGCGGCTGCACCTGGACCTGGACCGCCAAACCCGCAAGCTCTCCAAGGGCAACAAGCAAAAGTTGGGACTCCTGCAGGCGTTCATGCACCGGCCCGAGTTGCTGGTGCTCGATGAGCCCACCAGCGGCCTGGACCCTTTGGTCCAGCAAGAGTTCCACGCCATGGTCCGTGAAGCCGTGGACGGTGGAGCCACGGTCTTCCTGAGCTCGCACGTCCTCAGTGAGGTCCAGCAGGCCGCGGACACGGTAGCGATCCTTCGGGACGGTGCCATTGTCACTGTCGCTACCGTGGAAGGCCTGCGGGCGGCGGCCGTCCGCCAGTTGCGGTTCATCAGTACCGGAACGGCAGCCCACGACGTCGGTGCGCTGCTGGACCGGGTGCCGGGCGTCACCAACTCCGCGGTGCGGGTTCTGGCCGACAACCAACTGACCGCCCCTTCCGTGGAAGCCACAGCCACGGTGGCTGGCCACGTTCAACCGCTGGTGCAGGCGCTGGCACGCCTGGAACTGACGGACCTTGTCCTTGAAGAACCGGACCTGGAAGAGGCGGTCCTGACGCTGTACAAGGGCAGCGGTTCCCGGAAAGAAGCACACCATGTCTAG
- a CDS encoding YajQ family cyclic di-GMP-binding protein yields the protein MAGESTFDVVSKVDKQEVANALNQSQKEIAQRYDFKGVGAEIDFSGEKILMKANSEDRVLAVLDVFQSKLIKRGISLKSLDQGEPFPSGKEFRLECTIKEGIAQDIAKKINKIIRDEAPKSVKSQIQGDELRVTSKSRDDLQETMNILKKFEETDLQFVNFRS from the coding sequence ATGGCAGGCGAATCCACATTCGACGTCGTCAGCAAGGTAGACAAGCAAGAGGTCGCCAACGCGCTCAACCAGTCCCAGAAGGAGATCGCGCAGCGGTACGACTTCAAGGGTGTTGGCGCTGAGATCGACTTCAGCGGCGAGAAGATCCTCATGAAGGCCAACTCCGAGGACCGCGTCCTGGCCGTCCTGGACGTTTTCCAGTCCAAGCTCATCAAGCGCGGCATCTCCTTGAAGTCCCTGGACCAGGGAGAGCCTTTCCCCTCCGGCAAGGAATTCCGCCTTGAGTGCACCATCAAGGAGGGCATTGCCCAGGACATCGCCAAGAAGATCAACAAGATCATCCGTGACGAAGCGCCCAAGTCCGTCAAGTCCCAGATCCAGGGCGATGAGCTCCGCGTGACCTCCAAATCCCGTGACGATCTTCAGGAAACCATGAACATCCTCAAGAAGTTCGAGGAAACCGATCTTCAGTTCGTGAACTTCCGCAGCTAG
- a CDS encoding acyl-CoA thioesterase gives MHLLLRTLVLLFTSSKRSPLGIWEESSLPLRVLPTDIDIAMHVNNGMYFSLMDLGRFDLMVRSGTWARMRKKGWTPVAAGETIAFRKSLKLWQQYSIETRIIGLDTKAIYFEQRMVVDGEIYARAHIATRLVTKGRPVTQEEIIAEFGAPPAEMELPEWIHEWRENNALPGARRPAPHSWS, from the coding sequence ATGCATCTGCTTCTGCGCACCCTCGTGCTGTTGTTCACCTCGTCCAAGCGCTCGCCCTTGGGCATTTGGGAAGAGTCGTCGCTGCCGCTGCGGGTACTGCCCACGGACATCGACATTGCCATGCACGTCAACAACGGAATGTACTTCTCCCTGATGGATCTGGGCCGTTTCGACCTCATGGTTCGCAGCGGGACCTGGGCGCGGATGCGCAAGAAGGGGTGGACCCCGGTTGCCGCCGGGGAGACCATCGCCTTCCGCAAGTCCTTGAAGCTGTGGCAGCAGTACAGCATTGAGACGCGCATCATCGGCCTGGACACCAAGGCCATCTACTTTGAGCAGCGCATGGTGGTGGACGGCGAGATCTACGCCCGCGCGCACATCGCCACCCGGCTGGTCACCAAGGGCAGGCCCGTGACGCAGGAGGAAATCATCGCGGAGTTCGGTGCGCCCCCGGCAGAGATGGAATTGCCGGAATGGATCCATGAGTGGCGGGAGAACAACGCCCTTCCTGGAGCGCGCCGCCCAGCGCCCCATAGTTGGAGTTAA
- a CDS encoding TetR family transcriptional regulator, protein MRSIAEDLTTRARIRDAAIGLFGREGFARATIRAVAASAGVSPGLVIHHFGSKSGLRTACDQHVLARTAEQGMEKTDPRSAGQLIQDYLANPDHYADEIAYIRRALGDESDAGDAFFDGVVSQTEKIITAGIATGTIRKFSDVRSTAVVVASNSLSMLMLGRHISRALDVEAPEPHGIGPDLLRELTLPALELYTRGYYTDSRFLDAAREALNTAEQGREHAP, encoded by the coding sequence ATGCGTTCAATCGCAGAAGATTTGACCACCCGCGCACGGATCCGCGACGCCGCAATCGGCCTCTTTGGCCGGGAGGGGTTTGCCCGTGCCACCATCCGCGCCGTGGCCGCTTCCGCGGGAGTCAGTCCAGGGCTGGTCATTCATCATTTCGGCAGCAAATCCGGCCTCAGGACAGCCTGCGACCAGCACGTGCTGGCCCGGACCGCGGAGCAGGGAATGGAAAAAACGGACCCCCGTTCCGCTGGCCAGCTGATCCAGGACTACCTCGCCAATCCAGATCACTACGCTGACGAGATCGCCTATATCCGGCGGGCCTTGGGGGACGAATCCGACGCCGGAGATGCCTTCTTCGACGGCGTGGTTTCCCAAACCGAAAAGATCATCACCGCCGGCATCGCCACCGGCACCATCCGGAAGTTCAGCGACGTCCGGTCCACCGCCGTCGTTGTCGCCTCCAACAGCCTCTCCATGCTCATGCTGGGCCGGCATATTTCCCGGGCACTGGACGTCGAAGCGCCAGAGCCCCACGGGATAGGTCCCGATCTTTTGCGGGAGCTCACCCTGCCCGCGCTGGAACTGTACACGCGCGGTTACTACACGGACTCGCGGTTCCTTGATGCCGCCCGCGAGGCCCTCAACACCGCTGAACAAGGAAGGGAGCATGCCCCGTGA
- a CDS encoding ABC transporter permease subunit has protein sequence MSSVLPLATKALTDSWRSTLAWAVGLTAACMLYLPLYPSIGGSSQMQELINALPPQMTKALNYDQIASGPGYTQATLFGLIGFLLMSMASVGWGAAAVGGDEESGLLELTLAHSVTRVQVVLERALAMVVRVGALSVLVFLLVLGLNGPAQLNVDVGHLAGAVLLFAGLALLSGTAALFAGALTGRKVYGVAAGAAVAVLGYVFNAVGRQSSTVGWLLDLSPYHWAYGNSPVANGADWGAVGGLLGISAALILLAALALQRRDVGV, from the coding sequence ATGTCTAGCGTCCTGCCCCTCGCCACCAAAGCCTTGACGGATTCCTGGCGCTCCACCCTGGCCTGGGCCGTGGGGCTGACCGCGGCCTGCATGTTGTACCTGCCGCTGTACCCGTCCATTGGCGGCAGTTCCCAGATGCAGGAGCTGATCAACGCCCTGCCGCCACAGATGACCAAGGCCTTGAATTACGACCAAATTGCGTCAGGGCCCGGCTACACCCAGGCGACCTTGTTCGGCCTGATCGGCTTCCTGTTGATGTCCATGGCTTCCGTTGGTTGGGGCGCCGCGGCGGTGGGCGGCGATGAGGAATCCGGATTGCTGGAACTGACGCTGGCGCACAGCGTCACCCGGGTGCAGGTGGTGTTGGAACGCGCCCTGGCCATGGTGGTCCGGGTGGGCGCCCTGTCCGTCTTGGTCTTCCTGTTGGTGCTGGGACTGAACGGACCCGCCCAGCTGAATGTCGACGTCGGGCATCTGGCCGGAGCGGTGTTGCTGTTCGCCGGACTGGCTTTGCTCAGCGGGACTGCTGCGCTCTTCGCCGGTGCACTGACGGGACGGAAGGTGTACGGAGTGGCTGCGGGCGCGGCGGTGGCCGTGCTGGGCTACGTGTTCAATGCCGTGGGCCGCCAGAGTTCCACCGTTGGCTGGTTGTTGGACCTCTCGCCCTATCACTGGGCTTATGGCAACTCCCCCGTGGCCAACGGCGCGGATTGGGGAGCTGTGGGTGGCTTGCTGGGCATTTCAGCAGCCCTGATCCTGCTGGCGGCCCTGGCTCTCCAGCGCAGGGACGTGGGCGTTTAG
- the efeB gene encoding iron uptake transporter deferrochelatase/peroxidase subunit has translation MSGCPYGHAGEPADADRNGEGAGVESSDVTAAAPDSTSTSDSTSTSDGGPAAAAEAGTPRFSRRGLLSLAGVGGAGAVAGIAAGFLGHDLVTAGAAKAATPDAGSAVVPFFGEHQAGITTPAQDRLHMAAFDVTTEDRKELIKLLKDWTAAAEAMTTGAPTGKTGAVDGPYDAPPEDTGEALDLPAAKLTLTFGFGAGLFEKDGKARFGLEGRRPEALIDLPHFPGDDLQPARTGGDIVIQACADDPQVAVHAIRNLARIGFGKVRVRWSQLGFGRTSSTSRAQVTPRNLFGFKDGTNNLKVEDNSLLDDHVWVPAGARASEQWMAGGSYLVARRIQMHIEIWDRTSLREQEGVIGRTKGAGAPLSGGDEFTAPDFALAGRNGDPLISVDSHVRLAHPDQNGGIRMLRRGYNFTDGSDGLGHLDAGLFFIAFVKDPRTHYVPMQLALAKSDKLSVEYLKHTGSGLFAVPPGVEAGGFIGQGLFA, from the coding sequence GTGAGCGGCTGCCCTTACGGGCACGCCGGGGAGCCTGCCGACGCTGACCGCAATGGCGAGGGTGCCGGCGTCGAAAGTTCCGACGTGACTGCCGCAGCTCCTGACAGTACTTCCACGTCTGACAGTACCTCCACGTCCGACGGCGGCCCTGCGGCTGCCGCTGAGGCGGGCACCCCGCGCTTCTCCCGGCGTGGGCTGTTGTCCCTCGCCGGGGTGGGTGGCGCGGGTGCTGTTGCGGGAATCGCAGCCGGCTTCCTTGGCCATGATCTGGTGACTGCAGGCGCAGCCAAGGCTGCAACCCCTGATGCCGGGTCAGCAGTTGTACCGTTTTTTGGCGAGCATCAGGCAGGCATCACCACGCCCGCGCAGGACCGTCTGCACATGGCCGCTTTTGACGTGACCACGGAGGACCGGAAAGAGCTCATCAAGCTCCTCAAGGACTGGACCGCCGCGGCCGAGGCCATGACCACCGGAGCGCCCACGGGCAAAACCGGCGCTGTGGACGGCCCCTACGACGCTCCGCCGGAAGACACCGGAGAAGCCCTGGACCTTCCGGCCGCAAAACTGACCCTCACGTTCGGCTTCGGCGCCGGACTGTTCGAGAAGGACGGCAAGGCACGGTTCGGGCTGGAGGGGCGCAGGCCCGAAGCTTTGATCGACCTCCCGCATTTCCCCGGCGACGATTTGCAACCGGCGCGCACGGGCGGGGACATCGTGATCCAGGCCTGTGCGGATGACCCGCAGGTTGCCGTGCACGCCATCCGCAACCTGGCCCGGATCGGGTTCGGCAAGGTACGGGTCCGATGGTCGCAACTGGGTTTTGGCCGCACGTCCTCCACGTCCAGGGCGCAGGTGACGCCGCGGAATCTCTTTGGCTTCAAGGACGGCACCAACAACCTCAAGGTCGAGGACAACTCCTTGCTGGATGACCACGTGTGGGTCCCGGCGGGGGCTCGGGCCAGTGAACAGTGGATGGCCGGCGGCAGCTACCTTGTTGCCCGCAGGATCCAAATGCACATTGAGATCTGGGACCGGACGTCCCTGCGTGAACAAGAGGGCGTGATTGGCCGGACCAAGGGAGCCGGCGCTCCCCTGTCCGGCGGCGACGAGTTCACCGCCCCCGATTTCGCGCTGGCAGGGCGCAACGGGGATCCCCTGATTTCGGTTGATTCGCATGTACGGCTGGCGCACCCGGACCAGAACGGTGGCATCCGGATGCTGCGGCGGGGCTACAACTTCACTGATGGCTCGGATGGTTTGGGGCACCTGGATGCCGGCCTGTTCTTCATCGCCTTCGTCAAGGACCCGCGCACCCACTACGTGCCCATGCAACTGGCGCTGGCCAAGAGCGACAAACTCTCCGTTGAGTACCTGAAACACACCGGATCAGGGCTGTTCGCTGTGCCTCCGGGTGTTGAAGCGGGCGGGTTCATCGGGCAAGGGCTGTTCGCCTGA
- a CDS encoding potassium channel family protein, protein MTQARYRDLVEWPLMATALVFLAAYAWQVIGRVDGAAGVPFEVILWITWGIFALDYFINLWLAEDRTRWFLWNLHELLIVVLPFFRPLRLLRLVTLLSVLQRTVGETLRGRVATYVAGAAAMLILVGALAVLDVEQTDPEAKIKTFGDAAWWAVTTITTVGYGDLYPVTPIGRIVAAALMMSGIAVLGIVTASIASWLVQRIEENAEGAAAAAGAAAGEKVAAAEEPVRAEMADLVTEIAALRLEIAELRENTKLQREHGA, encoded by the coding sequence ATGACTCAAGCGCGATACCGGGACCTGGTGGAGTGGCCCCTTATGGCCACAGCACTGGTCTTCCTGGCAGCCTACGCCTGGCAGGTCATCGGCAGGGTTGACGGCGCAGCCGGTGTTCCCTTCGAGGTAATCCTGTGGATCACCTGGGGGATCTTCGCCCTGGACTACTTCATCAACCTCTGGCTGGCCGAGGACAGAACGCGCTGGTTCCTGTGGAATCTGCACGAACTCCTGATTGTGGTGCTGCCCTTCTTCCGGCCCCTGCGCCTCCTGCGCCTGGTCACACTGCTGTCCGTCCTGCAACGCACCGTTGGCGAAACACTGCGCGGCAGGGTGGCCACGTATGTTGCCGGCGCTGCAGCAATGCTCATCCTGGTAGGTGCGCTCGCGGTCCTGGACGTTGAACAAACCGACCCCGAGGCCAAAATCAAAACCTTTGGCGACGCCGCGTGGTGGGCCGTCACCACCATCACCACCGTGGGATACGGCGATCTTTACCCGGTGACTCCCATCGGCAGGATTGTGGCAGCTGCCCTCATGATGAGCGGGATTGCCGTCCTGGGTATCGTCACCGCCTCCATCGCATCATGGCTTGTGCAACGGATCGAGGAGAACGCCGAGGGCGCGGCTGCTGCTGCGGGAGCCGCCGCGGGAGAAAAGGTCGCCGCTGCCGAGGAACCCGTCCGGGCGGAGATGGCAGACCTGGTGACCGAAATTGCGGCGCTCAGGCTGGAAATTGCTGAGCTGCGTGAAAACACCAAGCTCCAGCGGGAGCACGGGGCTTAG